Genomic segment of Arachis hypogaea cultivar Tifrunner chromosome 11, arahy.Tifrunner.gnm2.J5K5, whole genome shotgun sequence:
TTGGGGGCGCTGTTGATGATGCTGCTCGCTACTTCAAGGATGCTTGTGACAGGGTATGATCAATAGGCCTTTCTTATGAAGCTGGTATACTTTAGCTTTTGATACCCATCTAGAATTTCAACATGCAtaactctgtttttttttttcacttgttGCAGAGTCTTACACCTTATGAGTTTGTAGAAAGTATGAAGAAGAAAGGCATTCGTGTGCCAGGAATAGGGCACAGGTAATGCATACTTCCTGTTTGTGtgctaatttataattattatgttTTTGCCATAAAAATCTAAATGTATGAAGCTTGGTTTGGGTCTGCAAAATAGAATCAAGAGCAGGGATAACAAAGATAAGAGAGTCGAATTGCTACAGAAGTTTGCTCGCACGCATTTTCCTTCTGTGAAATACATTGAATATGCTGTACAAGTTGAAGACTACACCCTCACCAAGGCAAATAACTTGGTTCTAAACGTGGATGGTGCAATTGGGTCCCTTTTCTTGGACCTTCTTGCTGGAAGTGGAATGTTCACCAAACAAGAGATTGATGAAATTGTGGATATCGGCTATCTGAATGGGCTTTTTGTTCTGGCACGTTCCATTGGTCTGATTGGGTGAGTTTAGTTCAATACTATATAATTTTCATCAagtgcaattttttattttaacatcttGTAGAGCAAAGCAGTTTTTGAATAcacgtacatatatatacaaatagTTAGACGATGTTAATGTTCCTCTTTAAAAATTTCAGGCATACGTTTGACCAAAAGAGATTGAAGCAGCCGCTCTACCGCCACCCATGGGAGGATGTTCTTTACACAAAGTGAGGGGATTTAGTTTGACTGAAGAACTTCTCCATGCATTAAATCAGCAATATGCTGGGACATAGTGCATAATACTGGAGGGATATATTctttttggttttgtttttgtGCTGTTAGACTAGTGTTACGGTCTATTGTTTGCTAGTCATCTTCCACTGtaagttatttatattaaaattccgTTAAGAAATAATTTAGTCTATTTtaaagtttttcttttttctttattaaaactTTGATCCCTGATCTAATTGTGGCTTCAAAAAGGAGCAATCACTAAGTTCGAGCGCATTATTTTGTAATTTGCACCTGTATGTTTATGACTTTATGCTCAAGTAAGAAAGAATTGTAATCTTGTAAGTTGCAATAAAGTTGTTTCTGTGTGGCACGACTGCACGGTGCACCCACAAGTCAAAGCTAGCTTCACCTATTTTCACGTACATTTCTTAATCTACTTTTTAAGCGATTGAATAATTTGTTGCTGCTTTAGCAACATCGGATTCGGCATAACTACCCTAATTTGTGTAAACATCTCTTAAATTAATCGTACATAATCTCATTATTTGAGAAAGGGAAGGGGAAAAAGCTAACTGTGGGATGTAATAACAACTCAGTTCCGCTAAGCATATCTTACAATACCAATTGTTTGCTCCTAGAGATGGATCACCCATGGCAGGAAATAGTGATGCGACTATCACAATCATAAAACGAGGCTTTCTGTTTAAGGCAAAGGGAAAATTTCAAGTTTTGAACACTGCAGCCTTCACttccctttaaaaagtaatataattaTAGATACAcctaaaataggaaaatataccTAGATTCCATTTTGTTCATTGTATCAATGTATCTTTCAAGCCTGGCAAAATTGTGTGCGTGCACGCCCTTATGGCTTATTGATGATGTGCACGAAACCAACTCCTACTAAATAAACCTACCTCTACCTAAGTACCTAGTTTCTCAAAAGAGAGGGAGATAAAGcccgattttttttatatattctttttccttttccagCATCGCACTAGGGTAAATTAACCCACTTATTTATGAATGAACCATATCATTTACTCAATTGTTATACTATATTTAATGATTTGTTGTTTGATTGTTCTAGAATTGATTACATTTCTGTCATGAATATATGAGAAAATTTATCTAATATTACTTCAATATATTCAAATTTAGGGAAGTGTTAGGTAAACAATGACtatcttgaacaacatgaacaaccatcaatcaaataaaaatacattacaccttaatttaatgttactaattaaatttactcttttaaccctattaattcacattgtttacatATTGTTCAAAAATGTTGTTGGTTACTTATACTTTTTCATTTGTTATCcttatagtcaccaaaaaaaattttattatcctTACTATTTATAAATGatcattttttagttttaatatataattCGTTATGTTTCTTTagctttttaattttataacaaaCTATTATGATAATTTTgtgtaaattttatttaaatttaattcaaaatgtaaattttttagattaaaaaataacaataaaagttaCAAATAAATTATCTTAAATTCATTACTCGattgataattatataaataattgggATAAAATTTGTATGTTAATCCATTACTCAAGATGTTAACAATATATAAACATTTCTTTTTAACATTGATAGTGAATTTGTtgcattttagattttttttaaaggcCTAtacatccaaatattttttcatctaAGTTTTATATAAGTAGGTCTAACACCAACAAAAATTACTCTCATTAAAAAAGCGTCATTACACGCGCTTTATCTTCTTCTCCTCCGtgcgctttttcttcttcttctcccctgtgcttcttcttcttgtactTTCAAATACGCGCATacgtcatcttttttttttcaaattcacgtatacctcctcctccttcttcttcgctcacgcatattcttcttcttctttttctccttctctttctcttcttcttcttctcctctttcgttatcgtcatcaccaacaacaccaacattttgctaatggattattttttcaatcgaattgaattgaatggacgtaGGTGTTTTGAATCTGAATcgagttgaattgaattgataatctctaaattgtacTCAGAGGTGtttcgaatttgattttatataatggattatgtttcgttcatccagtactatacaattgtttcagcATGAGTATgcgttcggttcattatgcatttgattttatataatggattatgtttcgttcatttagtactatacaattgtctcaccatgagtacgtgttcggttcattatagaaaaagttgtttgaatttgattttatataatggattatgtttcattcattgagtactatacaattgtttctgttcggttcattatgcagaaagctgttcgaatttgaatttatataatggataatgttctatTCATTTAGTagtatacaattgtttcaccataataacatgttcggttcatttTTATTATGCACAATTTAAAattcttcctcctcatcttctactgcttcttcactagagagagaaggaggacagcagcaacaacaaacaacaaaagaatgatgataagaaGAAAATACTTGAAGgagaaggaacgcgaaaaagaagaaTGAGGAGGAGGAACCCAAAGAAGAAGACGCTCCGTGCTTAAACGagtgtgagaagaagaagaagcgcgtgggagaagagaagaagaagagaagaagcgtgagaaaagaagaaagccAAAAAAACGCGTGACCTAAAATTATTTGGATGAACTTAGATGCCAAAATTGCTTATAAATATGGAGaatatctcttttttttaataattattttgtttaattcgtatttattatgagaaactttcattttttttattttcttatcatacttagataataatcattaaaaaaaaatcataaaagatATTTGTTCCATGATATAAATTTTGTCAATGATATAAAATTTCCCGAACTATTTTGGTAGTTTAAAGATAACAAAATGATGTGTGTGAAATGTGAAGATATTAGTAGTTTTTCTATTCATATAGTTTTTGTGAtaaagttatttaaatactagTATTAATAACTTTGAATAGCACTTTGATGCCAAAAGTATTTtggaacaaataaataaaattcattaaataaaGTCTCTTATAATAAACTCAGTCCGGATTTGGTcaaattttgatttttcaaaagTAATTTATTATTAAAGTATGAATACTAAGAGAGATTATTAATGTATAAATACTATTAGTACCTTTACtacttttgtttattggatattgtgtAATACTAATAAATGacagttttataataaaatataaaaagatagctaatataattttttttgctaaTACAAGCCCAAGTCAACTAATATATTAAGATTTAACTCTGGAAAAGACaggataaacataaataaaatagaaatgacTCCTAAGGTTGAGAACAGTTTACTATAACAATTGCACATAATTCTATTATGTTTTGCAGTATTTCGATTTGTATTATCTTGACTGATATTAAAAAGGTTGAGATAAATAAGAGCGGAGAGCTAGAAATAGTTAATACCTTAAAAGGCTTTTGGCTTGTGAAACTGATGGCCTGACATGACCCTGTTGTGCCTTGGTGGGTTAGTCTTGGCAACATCCACTACTATCATCCATCCATTAATAATCTTGCCATTCATCTCTTTCAATGCTGCGCTTGCAGCCTCCTCTGTGGTGTACTCAACAAATGCATAACCCTTGGACCTTTTGGAAATTTTATCCATAATGATTTTGACTTCAACAAGATCACCAAAGCCTTCAAATGCTGCGCGTAAGGTTTTCTCAGATGTATAAAACGATAGTCCTGTCACAAAAAGCTTTTTCGTTCGCAGGGGAGCTGCCTGACTTGCTTCAAAAGATTTTTGCACACTCAAACTGTTTTCCAAGTTATTACCTTCATAATCCTTATTTTCTGACTCAAAATTATTATCTGGTTGAACTGATAAGATACCAGGCACACCAGCTAACTCCTGTGCACAGTCGTCATCAAGTTCACAGCAAAAACCAAATATTTTTTTCCAAGAAACATGATATATGCACATCTGAGCATCCTTCTCGTTTCCCATGACCTTGGTCAATATTTGAACAAAATAATCGACCATCTGAGCCTTTGTAACAATCCCAACAGCAGGTTTATCAATTCTAACAAGCCAATGCTTTGAATTCTCAAGAAAGAATAACATGTTGGTTTCAAATTGTAGTTTTGAATTCGATAGCAGACCTTCTTGACCACTTGATAGACTATAGTCCTTTTCCGAAGAACTGAAATCCGGATCAGGCCTAACTAACAAGACCCCCGGTAAACTTGTGAGTTGGGAGGTTATTTGTGGATCAATGTCACAACAGAAACCAAAGTGTGTATCGTAGGAAGCATCATATATACACATTTGAGCATCTCTCTCACTAGCAAGGACTTTGTGGAGAGTGCTGGCGTAATAATCGATGAGTTGTGACTTGGAAGTGACACCGTGAGGTGGAGGCTCCATGAGTACCATCCAGTGGCGGTTCTTCTGTGTGGTGGAAGGGTATAGTGTTGCTGTTGCTGCTATACttcttgaagatgaagaagaagatgaataaagATTGCAATGTTTGCTCCTATTATTGGGTAGTGAAAGGCCCTGAATTTGGGTTGTTGCTACTTTTGGTTTCAGAAAGGCAAATGTATGAAATTTGATGAATGTGACACAAAAAGACATAACTTccatttttttttcccttttggatAAGAAAAAGGGCTAACCCGAAACTAGAGGTGTTTGCGGTGCACTTTGGTTTGGTTTTCGGTTTTTTAAACTGTTTCGACTCTGGAACTGCACAGAAGGCGACGGCGCTGCGAACGGTGGAAGGAAACGGTGGCTACGGAGGAAGGCAACGGAGGCGGCGGCTACGGAACGGAGGAAGGCGAGAAGGCGACCGCACTGCCACTGTTGCTGTGTCGCGAGGGCTGAACGGGATGCCACTGTTGTTGTGTCGCTCCGCCGGCGAAGAGTGGAGGGGTCTTGGGCTATGACTAAGGAGAGTGGAGAGTGGAGAGCTCTATCACACATTCACACTGTTGGTGGCGCTGGACTGCGTGTGTGACTCTGGAGATGTTATCAGATATAATAATTTTTGACGGTACTACGTTGACATAATTTAGATTTATCAATTTTAATAAGGTTAACCATTTTATTATAGTAAAATTAGCCATAAATTTATTTTGGTTGGCTAAACTTTCAGAGACTTTAGAGAAAAATAAACacataatttatttcatattcggtttaattctattttataaatagaagGTACTTAAGTTATTTATATAAGTGGAAGAAGGAAAAGCCTTCATAACTTAGACGATGTGAGACTAATACATAACACAAAGTTCACTATTTTAAACAATATGAAACTTGTGTTCCCTTAttacaattaactaatataattaacttaCTAACTCTACTTGCTCCCACATCAATTTCGAgtcaaaatattattatactaGCCACCTCTTTATATTCTATTGTACATCTGTCATTTATTAATGTTACATAatactcaataaataaaaaatattaagagtattaataatattcatacattaatatttatttattaaaagtaacattttaaatataattCTTTAAAAGTTGTAAAAACtatatttggtaaattaaaacaaacaaaagacagagacttttaataag
This window contains:
- the LOC112723173 gene encoding organelle RRM domain-containing protein 1, chloroplastic, which produces MEVMSFCVTFIKFHTFAFLKPKVATTQIQGLSLPNNRSKHCNLYSSSSSSSRSIAATATLYPSTTQKNRHWMVLMEPPPHGVTSKSQLIDYYASTLHKVLASERDAQMCIYDASYDTHFGFCCDIDPQITSQLTSLPGVLLVRPDPDFSSSEKDYSLSSGQEGLLSNSKLQFETNMLFFLENSKHWLVRIDKPAVGIVTKAQMVDYFVQILTKVMGNEKDAQMCIYHVSWKKIFGFCCELDDDCAQELAGVPGILSVQPDNNFESENKDYEGNNLENSLSVQKSFEASQAAPLRTKKLFVTGLSFYTSEKTLRAAFEGFGDLVEVKIIMDKISKRSKGYAFVEYTTEEAASAALKEMNGKIINGWMIVVDVAKTNPPRHNRVMSGHQFHKPKAF